The proteins below are encoded in one region of Marinobacter sp. F4206:
- the wecB gene encoding non-hydrolyzing UDP-N-acetylglucosamine 2-epimerase, with protein sequence MKTLCVFGTRPEAIKMAPLVKALASDSRFESRVCVTGQHREMLDQVLDLFSIEPDYDLNIMKPGQDLTDVTCSILGGLREVLATEKPDIVLVHGDTATTFATSLAAYYQQIPVGHVEAGLRTGNLYSPWPEEANRKLTGALTELHFAPTDTSRSNLFREGVRDCSIVVTGNTVIDALFDVVAKIDSEKGLRNKLSAQFPFLRPDARMILITGHRRESFGGGFERICEAIARVAKENPDVDLLYPVHLNPNVREPVHRLLGTLENVHLIEPKDYLPFVYLMNRAHIILTDSGGIQEEAPSLGKPVLVMRDTTERPEAVEAGTVKLVGTDVEVIVAEIQGLLNDSNAYELMSFSHNPYGDGKACSRILESLYEFGSN encoded by the coding sequence ATGAAGACCCTGTGTGTGTTTGGCACGCGCCCGGAAGCCATCAAAATGGCGCCTTTGGTGAAGGCGCTCGCCAGTGATAGCCGGTTTGAATCCCGGGTTTGTGTAACTGGCCAGCATCGGGAAATGCTGGATCAGGTGCTGGACCTGTTCTCAATCGAGCCGGATTATGATCTCAATATCATGAAGCCCGGTCAGGACCTGACCGACGTTACCTGCTCAATTCTTGGCGGGTTGCGTGAGGTACTGGCTACCGAAAAGCCGGATATCGTGCTCGTTCACGGCGACACGGCGACCACATTTGCCACCTCTTTGGCCGCTTACTACCAGCAGATACCCGTTGGCCATGTCGAAGCCGGGCTGCGTACTGGAAACCTCTATTCACCTTGGCCGGAGGAGGCCAATCGTAAGCTGACTGGTGCTTTGACAGAGCTACATTTTGCGCCAACTGATACGTCGCGCTCTAATCTCTTTCGTGAAGGCGTAAGAGATTGTTCCATTGTTGTCACAGGGAATACCGTGATTGATGCGCTGTTTGATGTAGTTGCAAAAATTGACTCGGAAAAAGGACTGAGAAATAAACTTTCCGCTCAGTTCCCCTTTCTCCGGCCGGATGCCCGCATGATTCTCATTACCGGTCACCGCAGAGAGAGCTTTGGCGGCGGCTTCGAGCGGATTTGTGAGGCGATTGCGCGGGTAGCTAAAGAGAATCCGGATGTCGATTTGTTGTATCCGGTTCACCTTAATCCGAACGTCCGTGAACCGGTCCATAGGCTTTTGGGCACGCTTGAAAATGTACACCTCATTGAGCCTAAAGATTACCTGCCGTTCGTCTATCTGATGAATCGTGCTCACATTATCCTCACTGACTCTGGCGGTATTCAGGAGGAGGCCCCCTCCCTCGGCAAGCCCGTCTTGGTGATGCGCGATACCACTGAGCGCCCGGAAGCCGTCGAGGCTGGTACTGTAAAGTTGGTAGGCACAGATGTGGAGGTTATTGTCGCCGAGATACAGGGCCTCCTAAATGACTCTAATGCCTACGAACTTATGAGCTTTTCTCATAACCCCTACGGCGATGGCAAAGCGTGCTCCCGGATTCTTGAGTCGCTTTACGAGTTTGGCTCCAACTGA
- a CDS encoding nucleoside-diphosphate sugar epimerase/dehydratase: MLRERFNEIKSAIFDLPRPQKRAISVLADFLFIFASLWAAFALRFENPLWLPSIDQLVVFACTALTTVFGFVKLGLYRAVIRYISEKALVVILTGIFISAIALILYGFLFRAIVPRSVPVIYGAFVFTLVAGTRFGFRTLINRPRDKAKGRVLIVGTGPTALQLSSALIQGTEYRPMGYVSLDGGNHKSMIGGMKVYGLKHIRKAVREQGIQRIFLALEQNESLERRDLIVRLEELAVPVQTVPSMSELVAGQARINDIRDLDVEDLLGREPVKPDTSVLSGSLCGKAVLVTGAGGSIGSELCRQIIRYRPRLLVLFEQSEFSLYAIERELQSISRVEGLNVTLYPILGSVCHRRRCAAVMKAFGVEVIYHAAAYKHVPLVEHNVIEGVQNNVFGTWHTAEAAIEAGAERFVLVSTDKAVRPTNVMGASKRLAELILQGLSKRQSKTVFSMVRFGNVLGSSGSVVPLFRDQIRDGGPVTVTHPDITRYFMTIPEASQLVLQAGAMGQGGEVFVLDMGAPVKIADLARKMIRLMGLTECTKESPEGDVDVVYTGLRPGEKLYEELLVGDSPQGTSHPRIMMAHELSLTWEELKKMLERLESASRAFDCEALIGLLREAPLGYDQSQSLEDFVWRASNGSGKSIGSDADAGDKVRVLY; the protein is encoded by the coding sequence GTGCTTAGAGAGCGATTTAACGAAATCAAGTCCGCTATTTTTGACTTGCCGCGTCCTCAGAAGCGGGCCATATCGGTGCTGGCGGATTTCTTGTTTATTTTTGCGTCTCTGTGGGCCGCGTTTGCTCTTCGTTTTGAGAATCCTCTCTGGTTACCTTCCATCGACCAACTGGTTGTTTTTGCTTGTACCGCTCTAACAACCGTTTTTGGCTTTGTAAAGCTGGGTCTTTACCGGGCCGTCATCCGCTATATCAGTGAGAAAGCACTGGTGGTGATCCTTACCGGTATCTTCATCTCGGCGATCGCCCTGATTCTTTACGGTTTTCTGTTTCGTGCGATCGTTCCCCGGTCGGTTCCTGTTATTTATGGTGCGTTTGTATTTACATTGGTTGCGGGCACCCGCTTTGGCTTCCGCACTTTGATTAACCGCCCGCGGGACAAGGCGAAAGGGCGTGTGCTCATCGTCGGTACAGGACCAACCGCCCTGCAATTATCTTCGGCTCTTATCCAGGGGACCGAGTATCGGCCCATGGGCTATGTCTCGCTCGATGGCGGCAATCATAAATCAATGATCGGAGGTATGAAGGTCTATGGCCTGAAGCACATCCGTAAGGCTGTACGCGAGCAGGGCATTCAACGCATCTTCCTTGCTCTTGAGCAGAATGAGTCCCTTGAGCGCCGGGACTTAATAGTGCGCCTGGAGGAGTTGGCGGTTCCTGTTCAGACAGTACCCTCAATGTCAGAATTGGTGGCTGGGCAGGCAAGGATCAATGACATTCGGGATCTGGATGTTGAAGATCTTCTTGGCCGGGAGCCTGTTAAACCAGACACCTCAGTATTGTCTGGAAGCCTTTGTGGCAAGGCAGTGTTGGTGACCGGAGCCGGCGGATCAATCGGCTCTGAGTTATGCCGACAGATTATTCGCTATAGGCCGCGCCTTCTGGTGTTGTTTGAGCAATCCGAATTTTCGCTTTACGCCATTGAGAGGGAGTTGCAGTCCATCAGCCGTGTGGAAGGGCTGAATGTTACGCTCTATCCGATCTTGGGGAGTGTTTGCCACCGGCGGCGGTGTGCGGCCGTCATGAAGGCGTTCGGTGTCGAGGTTATTTATCATGCGGCTGCCTACAAACATGTGCCTTTGGTTGAGCACAATGTTATCGAAGGTGTGCAGAATAACGTCTTCGGAACGTGGCACACTGCAGAGGCCGCCATAGAGGCTGGTGCAGAGCGCTTCGTTTTGGTCAGTACCGACAAGGCTGTTCGCCCGACCAACGTAATGGGGGCCTCCAAGCGCCTTGCTGAACTGATTCTTCAGGGCTTATCAAAACGCCAAAGCAAAACCGTGTTTTCCATGGTGCGTTTTGGAAATGTTCTGGGTTCCTCCGGATCGGTTGTCCCATTGTTCCGAGATCAAATTCGGGATGGCGGACCGGTTACCGTGACTCACCCCGATATTACCCGTTACTTCATGACCATTCCCGAGGCAAGCCAACTGGTTTTGCAGGCTGGCGCAATGGGTCAGGGCGGTGAAGTGTTTGTTCTCGACATGGGCGCGCCAGTGAAGATTGCTGACCTAGCCCGGAAAATGATACGCCTGATGGGCCTGACCGAATGCACAAAGGAAAGCCCGGAAGGAGATGTTGATGTTGTGTATACCGGTCTTCGTCCGGGCGAAAAACTATACGAAGAACTCTTGGTGGGAGACTCGCCGCAAGGTACCTCTCACCCGAGGATAATGATGGCTCATGAGCTTTCGCTTACTTGGGAAGAGCTGAAAAAAATGCTTGAACGTCTGGAGTCCGCGAGTCGCGCATTTGATTGTGAAGCACTGATTGGATTATTGCGAGAAGCTCCACTTGGTTATGATCAGAGCCAGTCTCTGGAAGACTTTGTCTGGCGCGCCTCAAACGGTTCGGGCAAGTCGATTGGATCGGACGCCGATGCTGGCGATAAGGTTCGAGTTTTATACTGA